Proteins from a single region of Palaemon carinicauda isolate YSFRI2023 chromosome 32, ASM3689809v2, whole genome shotgun sequence:
- the LOC137625450 gene encoding uncharacterized protein, whose product MPHLPYPQLSISPPFIHPPSIPCLPSPTTHPPPPIPHLPSLAFHPPSFHSSTFHSLSFIYPYSIPHLPSPHLPFPHLPFPHLPFPIFYFPIFHSPSSISPPSIPHLPSTHLPFTHLSSTHLSSTHLPSTHLPSTHLPPTVHPHTSIPHPPIHPPFIHAPFIHAPFIHQPFISPSSIPPSFISHLSFPIFHPHPSISHPPIHPPFIHAPFIPHPPTIHPHPSISHPPIHPPFIHAPFIPHPPTIHPHPSIPQPSIPQPSIPPPYMSLSFIPTLHPPSLYPHPSICPPSIPHFRSPTFYSPIFHHPPSIPQSSIRHLAFPHLPSPTLYPTFHPPIFLTPTFHSPSYIQLPSIPPSSILIPPFPTFYTPPFTPHFPSPTFHTSTFHPQGSLES is encoded by the coding sequence ATGCCCCACCTTCCATACCCACAACTTTCCATCTCTCCACCTTTCATCCATCCACCTTCCATCCCCTGCCTCCCATCCCCTACCACCCATCCACCACCTCCCATCCCCCACCTTCCATCCCTAGCCTTCCATCCCCCCTCCTTCCATTCCTCCACCTTCCATTCCCTATCTTTTATTTACCCATATTCCATTCCCCACCTTCCATCCCCCCACCTTCCATTCCCCCACCTTCCATTTCCCCACCTTCCATTCCCCATCTTCTATTTCCCCATATTCCATTCCCCATCTTCCATCTCCCCACCTTCCATCCCCCACCTTCCATCCACCCACCTTCCATTCACCCACCTTTCATCCACCCACCTTTCATCCACCCACCTTCCATCCACCCATCTTCCATCCACCCATCTTCCACCCACCGTCCATCCCCATACTTCCATTCCCCATCCTCCCATCCACCCACCTTTCATCCACGCACCTTTCATCCATGCACCTTTCATCCACCAACCTTTCATTTCCCCATCTTCCATCCCCCCATCTTTCATATCCCACCTTTCATTCCCCATCTTCCATCCCCATCCTTCTATTTCCCATCCTCCCATCCACCCACCTTTCATCCATGCACCTTTCATCCCCCATCCCCCTACCATACATCCCCATCCTTCTATTTCCCATCCTCCCATCCACCCACCTTTCATCCATGCACCTTTCATCCCCCATCCCCCTACCATACATCCCCATCCATCCATTCCTCAACCTTCCATTCCCCAACCTTCCATTCCCCCACCTTACATGTCACTATCTTTCATTCCCACTTTACATCCCCCATCCCTCTATCCCCATCCTTCCATTTGCCCACCTTCCATACCCCATTTTCGATCCCCCACCTTTTATTCCCCCATCTTCCATCACCCTCCTTCTATTCCCCAATCTTCTATCCGCCACCTTGCATTCCCCCATCTCCCATCCCCCACCTTATACCCAACCTTCCATCCCCCCATCTTCCTTACCCCCACCTTCCATTCCCCATCATACATCCAGCTACCTTCCATTCCCCCATCTTCTATCCTAATCCCTCCATTCCCCACCTTCTATACCCCACCTTTCACCCCACACTTTCCCTCCCCCACCTTCCATACCTCCACCTTCCATCCCCAAGGCTCGCTAGAATCCTAA
- the LOC137625451 gene encoding uncharacterized protein: MGAGRWSDRRRGDGKWENGRWGMKAFHPPTFHSPTFHFHRLFPHIPFPDLPIPHLLFPIFYFPIFIFPHLPSPTFHPQPSIPPLSIPPLSIPISISPIFHPPPSISQPSIPHFPSNTFHPPTFHLPPFIHQHFISPSSIPHLSYPTVHTPPSIPILPFPILPSPYLSSPYLTSPYLTSPYLTSPYLTSPYLTSPSLHSSTFHSPTLHVTIFHSHFTSPISPSSPFHFPTSHHTPPSIPHFRSPPFMPPVFHPPPSIPQSSIRHLAFPHLPPPTLYPTFHPHLPYPHLPFPIIHPATFHSPIFYPNPSIPHLPSPPPSIPHLSSPTSRPPTFPPPPFPPQFPLES; encoded by the exons ATGGGGGCTGGAAGATGGAGTGATAGAAGGCGGGGGGATGGAAAGTGGGAGAATGGAAGATGGGGCATGAAAg CCTTCCATCCCCCCACCTTCCATTCCCCCACCTTCCATTTCCATCGTCTATTTCCCCATATTCCATTCCCCGACCTTCCAATTCCCCACCTTCTATTCCCCATCTTCTATTTCCCCATCTTCATATTTCCCCACCTTCCATCCCCCACCTTCCATCCCCAGCCTTCCATCCCCCCACTTTCCATTCCCCCACTTTCCATTCCCATCTCTATTTCCCCCATATTCCATCCACCACCTTCCATCTCCCAACCTTCAATCCCCCACTTTCCATCCAACACCTTCCATCCACCCACCTTCCATCTCCCACCTTTCATCCACCAACATTTCATTTCCCCATCTTCCATCCCCCATCTTTCATATCCCACCGTTCATACCCCACCTTCCATCCCCATCCTTCCATTCCCTATCCTCCCATCCCCCTACCTTTCATCCCCCTACCTTACATCCCCCTACCTTACATCCCCCTACCTTACATCCCCCTACCTTACATCCCCCTACCTTACATCCCCATCCCTCCATTCCTCAACCTTCCATTCCCCCACCTTACATGTCACTATCTTTCATTCCCACTTTACATCCCCCATCTCTCCATCCTCACCCTTCCACTTCCCCACTTCCCATCACACCCCACCTTCCATACCCCATTTTCGATCCCCACCTTTTATGCCCCCTGTCTTCCATCCCCCTCCTTCCATTCCCCAATCTTCTATCCGCCACCTTGCATTCCCCCATCTCCCACCCCCCACCTTATACCCAACCTTCCATCCCCATCTTCCTTACCCCCACCTTCCATTCCCCATCATACATCCAGCTACCTTCCATTCCCCCATCTTCTATCCCAATCCCTCCATTCCCCACCTTCCATCCCCCCCACCTTCCATCCCCCACCTCTCGTCCCCCACCTCTCGTCCCCCCACTTTCCCTCCCCCACCTTTCCCTCCCCAATTCCCGCTAGAATCCTAA